The following is a genomic window from Flavobacterium sp..
TAAAACCATCTACTTTTTGAACATCATTTTCACAATAAATCCAAGATTTTTGAGTAATTAAAGATTGATATTTATGCACATCGGTCAATGCAACATAATTCCTCAATTCAAGTGTTGGAATTTCTAGATTATCCCTTCTAAAAATAGGCGTATCATGTTCCCAAACCACATGTAAAATAACCGAATCATAATTTGCATCTTTCTCATGATTATGTAAATACCAATCCGATGACTTGAGATGAATTTCAATATTTCCAGCCCATTTTTGATTGCCGATAATAATTTGTGCATTGAAAAAATCAGGACCTGCAAGTTGCAAATATTGACCTGAATGTAGAATCTGAATCGATTCTCCTGTAGTAGTTTGAAGTTGAGTAACAGCAAATTTCTTATGCTGCCAAACGTGGTGCAAAAAATCTTCTTTCATTCTGTATGGCGTATATAACTGAGAAACAAAGATAAAAAAAAACCTGTAAAAATAAAATTTACAGGTTTTTTTAAGACTTAAAAAAGATTTATTTTATTGAACCAATAATATCATATTTAGTAATAATGTGATGTTTTCCATTTCCTAAATCTACTAAAACCGCTTGGTTATCTTTGGTAATAAGCTTAGAAACATCTTCAACCGGTGTTCCAATTTTTACGATTGGAAATGGTTTTCCCATTACTTTACGAATTGGACGTTCAGCTGTGTTTTTATCTGATATAAAACTTTGAAATAAATCCGATTCATCAACAGAACCAACAAATCCGTTCACATCAATTACTGGAATTTGAGAAATTTTATATTTTCTCATACGTTCAATGGCGTGCGAAACCAATTCTTCTGTACGAACTACAACTAATGGTTTGTCAATGTGTTCTTTTATTAAATCTTCTGCTTTAGTGATTTCTTCTTCTAAGAAACCTCTTTCACGCATCCAATCATCATTAAACATTTTTCCAACATAACGGCTTCCAGAATCGTGAAATAAGACCACAACTACATCTTCTGGAGTAAAGTGTTCTTTTAACTGCAATAAACCCTTTACAGCAGCTCCAGCGGAGTTTCCAACAAAAATACCTTCTTCTAACGCGATTTTTCTTGTATAAACCGCTGCATCTTTATCGGTAACTTTTGTAAAACCATCGATTAATGAAAAATCAACGTTTTTAGGTAAAATGTCTTCACCGATTCCTTCTGTGATGTACGAATAGATTTCATTCTCATCAAAAATTCCAGTTTCGTGGTATTTTTTAAAAACTGAACCATAGGTATCAATTCCCCAAATTTTGATGTTTGGATTTTTCTCTTTTAAATATTTTGCCACACCAGAAATCGTTCCACCCGTTCCAACACCTACTACGAAGTGCGTGATTTTTCCTTCTGTTTGTTCCCAAATTTCTGGACCTGTTTGCTCATAATGCGCAATAGCATTACTTGGATTATCATATTGATTTACGTACCAAGAATTTGGGATTTCATCTCCTAATTTTTTTGATACCGAATAATACGAGCGAGGATCAGTTGGTTCTACGTCTGTTGGACATACAATTACTTTTGCTCCAACGGCACGAAGAATATCTGATTTTTCTTTTGATTGCTTGTCTGAAATTACAAAAATACATTTGTAACCTTTTACGATAGCAGCTAGCGCTAATCCCATTCCAGTGTTTCCAGAAGTTCCTTCAATGATGGTTCCTCCAGGTTTTAATCTTCCATCTGCTTCAGCATCTTCAATCATTTTAACAGCCATTCTATCTTTAACAGAATTTCCTGGATTAAAAGTTTCGACCTTAGCTAATACCAATGCATCTACTTCAGCAGTGATTTTATTTAATTGTACTAAAGGTGTGTTACCAATAGTTTCTAATATATTTTTAGCGTATTTCATTTTAAATTAAAGAAATTAAAATTTAGAAAATTTATGTTTTCAAAATCGATTGCAAAGATAGTGTGAATATTACGAATACAAAAATGAAAATAAACAGCAGATTATGTTACAAAAAGCGGCATAAAGGTCATAAAAATTGCCTACCAAAAGTTTTTATTGAAAGAAATTCCACACTAATCCAAAACGAACAATAAAATCTCTATATGGATAATTTGGTGCTGAATAAAAATCGTAACCTGTCCAAGCCGAGTTGAAATGTTCTGCTTTTAAGAAAATTCGAGTTTGTTTTACTCTAGCATTAATAAAGAAATCCATCATTGGAAATCCACCTATTTTAGTTTCATTTTGAACATAAAATTCACCCATTATAGGATTGTAATCATTTGCATAATACTTCGTAAAATATTGAAAAGTTACACCCGTTTGTAAAAGCATTGCCTTTTTAAATACATAATCAGTGAAATATAAAGTATTTCTTGTAACAATTTGTGGAACATTTACAATATCATTTGATTGATCCACTTTTTGATATAAAATAGTATTGTCTAAAGCGAATTTCCAAAACTTAATTTCTTTACTAGCTTTCACAGCAAGATAATTAATAGTATTGTCATACTGCATTGGTTTTACTTCTAAAATGGCAATGTTATTTGTAATATTATCAAAATACAAATGATCATTTAACACTTTGTAAGTAGCTGAAATGTCTATCCATTTTGATTGAACAGAAAAATCAAATTGGTTTACTTTTTCATTTTTAAAATTGTTGAACCAATTATAATTTATATAACCACTTTGATATAAATTATAATTCAAATTAGGCAAACTATTTAATTTTTGGTATTTGAAATGGAATTTAAAATCTTCATTAAAAGAATAATCTGCAGAAGCTTCAATATTTGAAATAGATTGTTCAGAAATAGACTGAGAGGCATGTAATTTAACATTAACACCGTTAATTAAATAAAAATAATTACCTCCAACCATATTAATTCTATCGGAAATTGAATTTGGAATTGCAATTGTTCCATTTGAATTATAAACCACACTGTTGTAATAATAATTATAGTGATTATCATCCATAAAAAACTCTAAATCACCATACGATTTAGTTTTATAAGCTATCCCAAATTTATTATAGAAATGATTATAACGTGTTTTATTATTAATACTATTGGTGTAAGAATTCCCATATCGAGAATTTATAGTAGGTTGAGTAAATTGAAAAAACTTATATTCTTGATTGAATTGATGTGTAAAAACTAAACTATTTGGATTATCCTTTTTTAATTTAAATGAATGATCTATAAAAAATCGATTCCCTTTTAATAGTGACGTTGCGTTTGTAAAATAAACTTTAATTCTTTCTCTTTCACCAAAAGGATCTTCACTTAATTCAAATTCACTTGGATTGACAATTCCTCCATTTTCTTGATTTGAAATATCTTGACCTGTAAAATGAGCATTTAAGAAATATCTCTTGTCTTCAGTAAAATAACTGGATGTAAATCTAAAATTACCAGAACTAGTTAAATTATTCACATATTTACCCAATGAACGCAATCCTTTATACGCAATTGAAAAATTAAGATTAGGTTTTGTATTAACTGTTAAAAAAGCGTCTAATGATTGCCCTTGTTCCATAACCGTCTTAAAATACAAATCAGACAATGGTGTTGGAACCGAATAATACTTTATATCATTTGATTCTAAGTAATTAACATGTTTGGCTTGAAAACCAAAATTTGGAAAAACATTTTTATTTGTTAATCCGAAAAATAAAGTATTATAAGCATGTCCTTCATTTGCAAATGGAAGTAATCCAAAAATATCTTTTCGTAGAAAGTTATATTTATACTCGCTTTGAATTGTAAGAGAAGTATCTACATAAGTAGTATCTTTTTGCAGGGTATAGATTTTATATAAATCAATTGGAGCTTTCGCTAATAATTCTTTATTCTTAGCCTTGTTAAGTTTAGCAAGGGTATCATTGGGATCGGAATTTCTGCTAGGAAGCCCACCGATACCACCATTAACATTTCTAATTTGTGCATTAGAAAGTGTTGATAAAGAAAATAAAAGTATAAATAGTAAAAATCTCATTGCATTTTAGCTTAAAGCAAATGTAATGAGATTTTTAGTATAATAAAAAGTTAAATAAAACAATACTTTATTTTTTAACTATTTTATGTCTTGACACACCTTCCTCTGAATTTAACTGAATAAAATAAACACCCGTATTCAAAGAACTCATATCTATTGAAAAATCAGTTAAATTATTAATTTTTTCAGAAGCTATAAACCTTCCTTGCATGTCGAAAATTTGATAGCTTAAGATTTCATTTTTAGAAGAATTGATATTGATTTTATCTGATGTAGGATTTGGATAAACAGCGATTGAATTCGTAGAAAAATCAGCATTATTTAAAACAATTTGATCGTAACCGCTAATTATTAAACTATAGGCTTGGTTTGTTCCAAAAAGTGTACCTTTATGTGAAACTTGAATAGTATAAATTCCTAATGCATTCTCTACTTCAACTTTCTCAACATTATCAACTAAATTGTCTCCTTTAATTGCTTGTGAAGTAATATTCGCTAAAT
Proteins encoded in this region:
- a CDS encoding pyridoxal-phosphate dependent enzyme, encoding MKYAKNILETIGNTPLVQLNKITAEVDALVLAKVETFNPGNSVKDRMAVKMIEDAEADGRLKPGGTIIEGTSGNTGMGLALAAIVKGYKCIFVISDKQSKEKSDILRAVGAKVIVCPTDVEPTDPRSYYSVSKKLGDEIPNSWYVNQYDNPSNAIAHYEQTGPEIWEQTEGKITHFVVGVGTGGTISGVAKYLKEKNPNIKIWGIDTYGSVFKKYHETGIFDENEIYSYITEGIGEDILPKNVDFSLIDGFTKVTDKDAAVYTRKIALEEGIFVGNSAGAAVKGLLQLKEHFTPEDVVVVLFHDSGSRYVGKMFNDDWMRERGFLEEEITKAEDLIKEHIDKPLVVVRTEELVSHAIERMRKYKISQIPVIDVNGFVGSVDESDLFQSFISDKNTAERPIRKVMGKPFPIVKIGTPVEDVSKLITKDNQAVLVDLGNGKHHIITKYDIIGSIK
- a CDS encoding putative porin, producing MRFLLFILLFSLSTLSNAQIRNVNGGIGGLPSRNSDPNDTLAKLNKAKNKELLAKAPIDLYKIYTLQKDTTYVDTSLTIQSEYKYNFLRKDIFGLLPFANEGHAYNTLFFGLTNKNVFPNFGFQAKHVNYLESNDIKYYSVPTPLSDLYFKTVMEQGQSLDAFLTVNTKPNLNFSIAYKGLRSLGKYVNNLTSSGNFRFTSSYFTEDKRYFLNAHFTGQDISNQENGGIVNPSEFELSEDPFGERERIKVYFTNATSLLKGNRFFIDHSFKLKKDNPNSLVFTHQFNQEYKFFQFTQPTINSRYGNSYTNSINNKTRYNHFYNKFGIAYKTKSYGDLEFFMDDNHYNYYYNSVVYNSNGTIAIPNSISDRINMVGGNYFYLINGVNVKLHASQSISEQSISNIEASADYSFNEDFKFHFKYQKLNSLPNLNYNLYQSGYINYNWFNNFKNEKVNQFDFSVQSKWIDISATYKVLNDHLYFDNITNNIAILEVKPMQYDNTINYLAVKASKEIKFWKFALDNTILYQKVDQSNDIVNVPQIVTRNTLYFTDYVFKKAMLLQTGVTFQYFTKYYANDYNPIMGEFYVQNETKIGGFPMMDFFINARVKQTRIFLKAEHFNSAWTGYDFYSAPNYPYRDFIVRFGLVWNFFQ